GAGTGACCCTGGCCTGTATCAGTCCGATGGCTGGCGGCGCTCAGTTTGTTTCAGCGTTGTATCCCGGCCGTGGCTGGCCCAGCCAGGTCTGCAACAACTGGTGCAGGCGCTGCTGATCGAGGGGCTTGGTCAGCAGCGCCTTGGCCCCTTGCTGCTGCACCTCGCTTTCCAGGAGCGAATCGCTGAATCCGGTGTAGAGCACGATGGGCAGGTCGGCGCGGGATGCCAGCAGGCGACGCGCCAGTTGCAGGCCCGAGAGCCTGGGCATGCTCTGGTCGAGGATGACGAAGTCCCAGGCGTAGGGGTCGGCGCAGAGCTGCTGGCTGGCCAGTTCGGCGTCGCCGAAAAGCACCGGCGCCAGGCCCCAGCCTTCCAGCAACTCCCCCATGAACTCGGCCACCGACGGATCGTCGTCCACCACCGCCACCCGCCCCTGCAGGGCCGAGCGCAACGGCGGCAGCTCAGGGACGGCATCCCGGCCGTTCACCTGGGCGGCCGGACCGTGGGCCGGCAGCAACACGCGAAAAGTGGCGCCATGCCCCGGCTGGCTGTCCAGCTGGATGTGCCCGCCGTACTCATGGACGATGCCGTGGACCATGGACAACCCCATGCCGCTGCCCTGCCCGCTGGCCTTGGTGGTGAAAAAGGGCTCGAAGATCTGCGCCCGCAGCGTCGGATCGATACCCGGCCCGCTGTCGCTGACGCGCAGCGCCACGAAGGGTCCCCTGGCCCGTTGCTGGCAGGAGGCGCAGACGCACTCCAGCTCTTCCAGGCCCAGGCTGATCTGGAGCTGGCCGACGCTGCCCATGGCGTCCCGGGCGTTGATGCAGAGGTTCATCAGCACCTGCTCCAGCTGCACCGGATCGGCCAGCACCAGAGGCAGCTCGGAATCCAGCCGGACATCCAGCTCCACGGTCGCCGGCAGGGTGGACTCCATCAGTCGGATGAAGTCGCCCAGCAGGCGGTCCGGCGCCAGCAGCTGCGGCTTGCCACGACTACCCCGGCTGAAGGTGAGCATCTGCTGGATCAGGTCACGGGCCTTCTCCGCCGACCGCTGTACCCGGGCGAGGTATTTGCCCAGGCGCTCGTCTCCGGTTGGCTCCACCCGCTCCAGGGCCATCACCGTGTAGCCCAGCATGCTGGTGAGCAGGTTGTTGAAGTCGTGGGCGATGCCGCCAGTGAGGTGTCCGATGGCCTCCATGCGCTGGGCCTGGCGCAATTGCTGCTCCAGCCGCGCGCGCTCCTCCTCGGCCTGGGTACGTTCGGTGATGTCCCGCAGGTAGCAGATGAAGCGCGGCCCCTCGTCACCCGGCACCTGGGTCAGGGCCAGTTCGGCGGGGAACTCCTCACCGTCGGCACGCTGCGCCACCACTTCCATGCGCTTGCCGAGGAAGGCGCCCTGGCCGGTCATCAGGTAGTGCTCCAGGCCGCGCTCGTAGGCCTCTCGGAATCGCGGCGGGATGATCAGTTTCAGCAGCGAACGACCCAGCGCCTGCTCGCGTCCGATGCCGAAGCAACGCTCGGCCGCCGGGTTGAAGGCCAGCACGCGCCCCCGCTCATCCATGCCGATGAAGCAGTCCAGGGCGGTGTTGGTGATGGCCCGGTACTGCAGCTCACTGGCTCGCAGGGCCTGCTCGGCCTCCTTGCGCTGGGTGATCTCGCGGGTGATGGCGAGGATGCGGTCGATGCCCCCGATGGTCACGCGCTTGAGCAGCACCTCGTCCCAGTGCAGGCTGCCGTCACGGTTGCGCCGGTGCCATTCGAAGCGTTGCAGCTCGCCGGCGGCGGCCCGAGCCAGGTAACCGGCGGCTTCCTTGCCGGTGTAGGGCGCATAGCCGGCGCTGAATGCGTCGATGTCCAGCCCGAGCATCTCCTCGTAGCTGTAACCGTAGGCGCGACAGGCCTTGGGATTCACGTCCACCAGGGTGCCACTGTCGATGTCGTGGACGAAGATGGCGTCCTCGGAGGTGTCGAAGATGGCCCGGTAGCTGGCCTCGGCCGCGAACCGCTCGATCTCGGCCGCCGCCCGGACGGAGAAGATCCGCAGCACCGACTCCACCTTGTCATGGTCGCCCATGGGGCCGAGCCGGCCCGCGGCGATCAGTCCCAGGGGGCGGCCATCACCGGCGAACAGCGGGTAGCCGGCGTAGCTGTCGATGCCATAGGCGGCCAGCACGGAGTCATTGGGGTAGCACACCCCCAGGTCCCGGGGGACGAGATAGAAGCTGCGGCCGAAGACTTCCGCGCAGGGCGTGCCTTCCAGGTCGTAGGTGGCGTTGGGCTGCAGCCGGCCGTCGTAGAAGAGCGCCAGGGTGGTGAGGCGATGGGGCCCCTCGTCGCTGATACGGCTGACGAAGGCGAAATCGGCATTGAGGGAACGCACCATGTAGCGGGCGATGGCCTCGAACACCTCGTTGCCGGTGGCCGCCGAGACCCCCAGGGCAACGAAGCGAAGCACCTCCTCCAGGCTCTTGCGCGAGCTGATGTCGGTGGAGATGCCGCAGATGGCGGTGACCCGTCCGTCGCTGTCGAACAAGGGGAACTTGTTGGACAGGTAGGTGCGGATGATGCCGCCCATGGGAACCTGCTCCTCGAACTCCAGCTCATGGCCCGACTGGGCCACCCGCAGGTCGTTGGCACGCAGGGCGTCGGCGATCTCCCGGGGAAAGAAATCATGGTCGGTACGCCCCAGCACCCGCTCGGCGCGCACTTTGAACAGGCGCTCGAAGGCGCGATTGACCAGCACCAGGCGGCCCTCCAGGTCCTTCACGTAGATCACCGCGCTGCTGTTGTCGACGATCTGCCGCAGGTGGTGCGCACCGGCGCTGTCGGTCGAGGGTCGGATGGATGGCTGGCTCACCGCAGTGCCCTCCGGGGAAGCTGGACTGCCTGAGTATAGGAACAGCGCCACGGCGTCCGGTGGGGCGCGCGGCGCATTGAAACAATTGAAACAAAGCGGCGCAGCCGGCCGCTCAGCCGGGCACGAACATATAGCCCACGCCGCGCACGGTGCGGATCACCTGCGGCTTGTCGGGGTCCGGCTCCAGCTTGCGGCGCAGCCGGGCGATGCGGATATCGATGGAGCGGTCGAAGGGGTTCCAGTCGCGGTGCTGGGTGAGGTTGAGCAACTGGTCGCGGGACAGCGGTCGATTGGGACGCTGGGCGAAGGCCTGGAGCAGGTCGAACTCCATGGCGGTGAGGGGAATCTCCGAACCGTCCGCGCCGAACAGCTGGCGGCTGGCGAGGTCAAGGCGACAGAGCCCCACCTTCAGGAGCTCGCCCGTCTCCACCGACTCGGGAGACGCGGCGGCCGGTGCCCGGCGATAGCGCCGCAGCACGGTCTTGACCCGCGCCAGCAGTTCCCTCGGGTCGAACGGCTTGGCCAGGTAGTCGTCGGCCCCCACCTCCAGGCCGACGATCCGGTCCAGGGGCGTACCGGCACCGGACACCATGATCACCGGCAGGTCGTGGTGTTCCCGCAGGTAGCGCGCCAGGCTCAGGCCATCCTCGCCGGGCAGGCCCACGTCCAGCAGCACCAGGTCCGGCAACGCCTCGGCCAGCCAGGCGCGCATCTGCACGCTGTCGGCGACCGCCTCGACCCGATAGCCCTGCCCGCCCAGGTAGTCGAGCAGCAGCTCGCGGATCGCCTCGTCGTCGTCCACCACCAGGATGCGGATCTGTTCGGTCATGGGCCCTGCCTCATGTCGGCCTGACCCAGCGACTATAGTCCGCCCCGGGACGATGCGTGGCTTCAGCGGACGGAGAAGACCTGCTGGGCCAGCAGGCGATCGCCCTGGAACACCATGAAGCGCCATTCGCCGGGCACCACTTCGTGGGGCTCGGTGAACTCGAAGGCCATCACGTCGAGCGGTGCGCCGGGGGCCATCTTCTGCTCCACCACGAACTTGTCGTGGCGCTTGCCGTCCGGTGAGACCACGCCGGGGGTGAGGTACAGCAGGGTCAGCGGCGTGTCGTTCTCGCGCTTGCCCACCAGGCTGTAGCGAAGGCCGAACTTGGTACCCAGCTTCGCCGGGATCACCTCGGTGCGCTGGATGCTCTGGTCGCTGCGGGTCAGCACGCGCTCGCCGGGCTGGAAGTCCTGGTAACGGGATTCGAAGATGCCGTATTCCACCGGCCCCTCGACCCGGACGTCCGCCAGGGCCATGCCGGAGGCCAGGCCCAGGGCCACGAGTGCTGTCAGTCGGAAAGGGTTCATGTCGCGCTCCTTGTTTGCGGTGGCGCGAGGTTATGACGCGTCCATGACAAGCGCGTGACAGGCTCAGTTCGACGTCTGGGGTCGATGCTTGCGGGGGAGCACGGCAAGAAAGTTGTCCCGCGCGACCTTGCGCGCCACCGCCTCGGGCAAGGCGTCGAGGAAGGGCTCATAGACCTTGAGGTAGCCTCCCAGCCCGTTGAAGCGCCCCACGACGTCGGAGCCCAGCATGAAGCGGTCCGGAAAGCGCTCCACCAGCTTCAGCCAGTTCGCACGCGGCTTGCCGTCGGCATCCAGCAGGTAGGGATCGAGCATCGTCCAGGAGAGGTCGATGTAGAGGTTCGGGTAGTCCGCGAGCAGCCGCGCCAGGGTGTCGTGGAGAAAGTCCAGGCGGGTCTGGTGCCGGTGGATCTCCTTGCTGGTTCCGCCGTGGGCCCAGATGAAACGCACGTGGGGATGATTGCGCAGGGGCTCCTCCACTTCCTGCAGGTAGAGCGGGTTGCGCTCACGCTTTGAGGTGATGTTGGAGTGAAGCATCACCGGCAGGTCGTACTCGGCTGCCAGGTGGTAGACGCGGCTCATGGCCTCGTTGTTGGCCCTCGGCGTATCGCCATCGATCAGCGCGGTGAGGTCGTCGTGGCGCGTGAATACTTCGCCGATGCCCTGCCAGAGCCCCGGATCCAGCTCCAGCATGCGACGGATGTGGGCGTCGGCGTTCTTGTCATTGGGATTGAAACCGCTGAGGAAGGGGTGGAAGCGATGGCGCTGATCCGCCGGCAACCCTTTCACGGCGGCGGCCACCAGCACATCGGTGGCGCTGTACCAATAGGCGCCTGCATCGTCGCCGGCGTAGTAGCGCGGACGCTTGGGCTCATCCTCGTGCCACTTCTTCGCCACCGGAACGCCGGAGATCATCACATGCTCGATGCCGCCCGCGTCCATGGCATCCAGCAGGGATCGCATTCCTTCGGTTTCCTGGAAGAAGTCCACGTAGTGCAGGTGGGCGTCGCTGTAGCGGTAATCCCGCGCCTGGAGCGGCAGGGCCGACAGCAGGGCCAGGACGGCGAGGCAGGTTCGAACGGGGGGCAAGGGCGGTCCTCCAGGGCGTGCAGTGGGAGGGTAGACCGGATTCCGCACGCCCGGGTTCAGGGAAAACTTGCGGGAACGTCCGGACCGGAGCAGCCTCTACCGCTTTGCAAGACTCAATCCGCCACTGACCAGAGGGATCGACATGACCGTGACCGTGACCACCGAAAGCGCCGAAGGCTACCGCCACCGCATCAGCGTGAACGAGACCCACAGCCTTTTTACCGACATTCCCACGGCCCTGGGCGGCGAAGGCAGCGCACCGGAGCCCCATGACCTCTACGACGCCGCCCTGGGAGCCTGCAAGGCGCTGACCGTCAGCCTCTATGCCCGTAGCCACGACATTCCGCTGACCGGAATCGGCGTCGAGGTCACGCGCGACGACAGCGAGGAGCGCAAGGGCCACTACCGCCTCGACGTGAAGCTGACCCTGCGCGGCGCCCTCACCGACGAACAGCGCGCCACCCTGCTGCGCATCGCCGACAAGTGCCCGGTGCACAAGCTGATGAGCCAGGTGGAAACCCATATCGAGACGCGCCTCGCCGAGGGTGACTTCAGCCAGTAACGAGGGCTGGGCTTCCGGCGCGAACGGGTTATGCTTCTGCGATCCCCGCGCAGGAAGCCCTGACATGAATCTCCTCACCCTCCGCCCCCGCGCCGAAGTGCTCGCCGGGCAACCCATTCTCCGCCCGCTGCCTTCGGCCCAATGCCGCAGCGTCGGACCCTTCGTTTTCTTCGATCACATGCTGGAGGCGGACTACGCCCCCGGCACCGGCATGGACGTGCGCCAGCATCCCCATATCGGCCTGTCCACCCTCACCTACCTGTTCGAGGGTGAGTTGCAGCACAAGGACAGCCTGGGCTCGGACCAGCGGGTGCGTCCTGGCGACGTCAGCTGGATGACCGCCGGCCGGGGCGTTGCCCACGTCGAGCGCACACCGGCGGACCTGCTGGCCAGCGGCTCCCGCGCCCACGGCCTGCAGGTCTGGCTGGCGCTGCCCCGGGAGCAGGAAGACTGCGAGCCGCACTACAGCCACCATCCGGCGGCCAGCCTGCCGGTCCGCGAGTCCCTGGGCGTGCGAATTCGCCTGGTGGCCGGCACCGGGTTCTGCCTGGAATCGCCGGTGCCGGTGCTCTCCCCTACCCTCTACGCCGACCTGCAACTGGAGGCCGGCGCCACCCTGGCCATCCCCTGCGAGCACCCGCAACGGGCGCTCTACCTGGTGGAAGGCGACGTGCGCCTGGACGACCAGCCCCTGGAGCCGCACACCCTGGTGGTGCTCCCGGAAGGCGTGGACTACCTGCTGGCGGCCTGCGAAGGCAGCCGGCTGGCGATGATCGGTGGCGCGCCCCTTGACGGCCCGCGCCGGATGAACTGGAACTTCGTCTCCAGCAGCCCCGAGCGCATCGACGAGGCCCGCACGCGCTGGGCGGCGGGCGACTGGCCGGTGGTGCCGGGGGAAACCAGCCGCATCGAACTGCCCCGCTGAGGGTAGCGCTGGGACATGGATTACCGCGCAGGATCGAAGACTTCGTCGAACAGGTCGTTCATGGCCTGGTAGGACCTGGCGGCGACCTTGGGATGGTATTCATTGCGGCCCGGCACCTTGGCGTCCGGATCGGTGAAGGAGTGCACCGCACCGCCGTAGCTCACCAGCTGCCAGTCGGCCTTGGCGGCGGTCATCTCGGCGATGAAGCCGTCTACCTGCTCCTTGGGCACCGCCGGGTCGTCCGCGCCATGGAGTACCAGCACGGGCGCCCGGATATTCCGGGCATCCTCGGGATTGGGCGTATCCAGGTTGCCGTGGAAGGAGACGAAGCCCTTGAGCGGCGAACCGGCGCGAGCCAGTTCCAGCACGCTGCCGCCACCGAAGCAGAAGCCGATGGCGCCGAGCCGCGCCGGGTCCAGGGGTACCTTCCCGGCCTGGGCCTTCAGGGCTTCCACCCCGGCCGCGGCCCGCTTGCGCATCAGGGGCCGGTCGGCGCGCACCGCCGTGGCGGCTGCGCGTGCCTCCTCGGGGTTGGCGGGGCGCACGTCCTTGCCGTACATGTCGGCCACCAGGATGACGTAGCGCTGGCCGGCGATCAGCTTGGCCTGCTCGGCGGCGGCCGGCGTGACGCCCAGCCAGTTGGGCACCATCAGCAGGCCCGGGCGCGGAGCGGTCACGGCGTCGTCGTAGACCAGGATGCCTTCGAAGGCCTTGCCGTCGAGTTCGTAGGCCACCGGCTGGGTGACCATGGCGGCCCAGCCGGGACTGGCAACCGCCAGCAACAGGGTGCACAGCAGCGAACGGTTCATGGGAGGACTCTCCTCTGCCTGGGGTAGTCCTGAAGCTTAGACCCGCCCGGGCACCGCCTTTCATCCCCCTTGGTTGCAGGGAGTTTCACCGCTGACGCCAGGCAGCGTCGAAGGACAGGGTTCGACGGACGCGAAGGCCCGTGCGGCGTGCAACGCGGCTCAGATGAAAAGACGCCGCTGCCCTTCATCAGGACAGCGGCGTCTTCTGGCTACCGGGTAGGGGCGCGCTCGCGATAGGGAGCGCTTCGCCGGCGCGCTGGCGCCTGCCCCCGTGCCCGAGGGGAACGGCGGGTCAGGCGCTGAGCTCGACCAACAGCTTGTTCAGGCGGCGGACATAGGCGGCCGGATCCTTGAGGCTGTCGCCAGCGGCCAGGGCAGCCTGGTCGAAGAGGATATGGGACAGTTCGCCGAAGCGGTCCTCGTCCTGCTCGCTGTCCAGCTTCTCGATCAGCGGGTGGCTGGGGTTGAACTCGAAGATCGGCTTGGACTCCGGCACCTTCTGCCCGCTGGCCTCGAGGATCTGGCGCATCTGCAGGCCCAGGTCCTGCTCGCCGATGGCGAGGATCGCCGGGGAGTCGGTCAGGCGGTGGGAGACGCGCACCTCGGCCACCTGCTCGCCCAGTGCGCCCTTGAGGCGCTCCACCAGCCCTTCCTTGGCCTTGGCGACCTCTTCCTGGGCCTTCTTGTCCTCCTCGCTGTCCAGCTTGCCGAGGTCGAGATCGCCACGGGCGACGTCGACGAACTGCTTGCCGTCGAACTCGGTGAGGTAGCTCATCAGCCACTCGTCGATGCGGTCGGTGAGCAGCAGCACTTCGATGCCTTTCTTGCGGAAGACTTCCAGGTGCGGGCTGTTCTTCACCTGGGCGTAGGACTCGCCGGTGAGGAAGTAGATCTTGTCCTGGCCCTCTTTCAGGCGACCGATGTAGTCGGCCAGGCCGACGCTCTGCTCGCCGTTCTCGTCGCTGGTGGAGGCGAAGCGCAGCAGGCCGGCGATCTTCTCCTTGTTGGCGAAGTCTTCCGCCGGGCCTTCCTTGAGGACCTGGCCGAAGTTCTTCCAGAAGCCCTTGTATTGCTCGGGCTCGTTCTTGGCCAGCTTCTCCAGCATGTCCAGCACGCGCTTGGTCAGCGCCGACTTCATGGAGTCGATCACCGGGCCGGACTGGAGAATTTCGCGGGAGACGTTCAGGGACAGGTCGTTGGAGTCCACCACACCCTTGATGAAGCGCAGGTACAGCGGCAGGAACTGCTCGGCCTGGTCCATGATGAACACGCGCTGCACGTAGAGCTTGAGGCCCTTCGGCGCTTCGCGGTGGTAGAGGTCGAACGGCGCACGACCCGGTACGTACAGCAGCGAGGTGTACTCAAGCTTGCCCTCGACCTTGTTGTGGCTCCAGGACAACGGATTCTCGAAGTCGTGGGCGACGTGCTTGTAGAACTCCTGGTACTCCTCGTCCTTCACTTCGGTGCGCGGACGGGTCCAGAGGGCACTGGCGCGGTTGACGGTTTCCCACTCGGGCTCGGCCGGCTTGTCCTTCTCCTCGCCGTAGTGCTCCTTCGGCAGTTCGATGGGCAGGGCGATATGGTCGGAGTACTTCTTGATGACGTTGCGCAGGCGCCAGCCGTCGGCGAACTCTTCCTCACCGGACTTCAGGTGCAGGACGATCCGGGTGCCCCGCTCGGCCTTGTCGATGGTGGCGATGTCGAACTCGCCCTCGCCCTTGGAGGACCAGTGCACGCCTTCAGCGGCGGAGAGCCCGGCACGACGGGTGAACACGTCCACCTTGTCGGCGACGATGAAGGCGGAATAGAAGCCCACGCCGAACTGGCCGATCAGGTGCGAGTCCTTCTTCTGGTCGCCCGACAGGTTCTTCAGGAAGTCGGCGGTGCCGGACTTGGCAATGGTGCCCAGGTGGGCGATGACTTCATCGCGGCTCATGCCGATGCCGTTGTCTTCGAGGGTGACGGTCCTGGCGTCCTTGTCGAAGCTGACGCGGATCTTCAGATCGGCACCGCCCTCCAGCAGTTCCGGCTTGGCCAGCGCTTCGAAGCGCAGCTTGTCGGCGGCGTCGGAGGCGTTGGAAATCAACTCGCGGAGGAAGATTTCCTTGTTGGAATACAGGGAATGGATCATCAGGTGAAGCAGCTGCTTCACCTCGGTCTGGAAGCCCAGGGTTTCTTTTTGAGTTTCCACACTCATGGTCGTCTAACTCCACGTGGATGGTTTGAACCGCTCAAGGCGGCGGATGACATCCAGATGGGGGCTTCGACAAGGATTTCAAGTGCTTAGGCGAAACCCGCCCGAAGCCACCACGGTTCCCGGACTCAGGGCTCCAGCAGTTCGATATGGGCGATGTCCTCCACATCGAAACTGAAACTGGCGGCGCCGGCGCCCCCGAGGCTGCGCTGGAGCAGCACGCGTCCCTCAGAATCCAGTCCGGCGAAACGACCTTCGGCGGTGCTTCCACGCACGGTGTAAAGGCGCATGCTGAGGGACTGGTACGGAGCGGGATCGTTCAGCAGGCGCGGCAGGGAGAAGTCCAGGCGACGGTCCACCGGACGCGACGGCTCGACCGCAACGGGCACCGCGTCGGCCTGCGCTTCGGCGGCGGCAGTGGCCTTCGGCAAGGGTGGAAAACGGTCACCCCGCACATGCCAGCCTTTCACTTGCCCGCGCTCCAACTGCACCGGGATGCGCTGCAGCTCGCCCCTGACCCGCGCCTCCACCGTCAGCTCCAGGTGCGCGGCCGGCAGGCTGACCGGAGGCAAGGGCAGCAGCTCCACCTCCGGGGTCGCGAAGCGCCGCTGCAGGTAGTCGCGGATGACATGGGCGAGGGTGTCCCGGGAGTCGAAGCGCGTGTCCACCCGCCCGTCGCGGTAGCGCAGACGGTCGGTATAGAGCTCGAGGCGCCCGGAAAGGCTGGTGGCGAACTTCGGCGGCAGCACCAGGTGGAAATCCCCGGCCAGCCGGTTGGGGCCCACGGGCTGGAGCTTGAGGTGCAGCGTGTAGCCACGGGGAATGCGACGGGCTTCCGGCAGCTCCTGCTCGGGTTGCAGCCAACTGATCTCTACCTCCGGCTGCGGCCCCGGGTCCTGGGGCAGCACGTCCAGTTCGAGCGCGCCCTGGGGCTGCCGGCCGAGACGAATGACCAGTTCGCGGCGGGCATAGAAGTCCTGGCCTTCCCTGAGGCTGAGGATGCCGTCCACCAACTCCGCCTCCACGGGACGGAAGCGCTGGCCATTGAGCTCGCCGGCCAGGCGGATGTCCAGTTCGGAGGCGCCGCCCCTCCCTTCGTCCAGCCACTTGAGGCTGAGAATGGCCTGCAGGCGTTCCGGCTGCTGGGCCGCCATCATGGTCACGCCCACGATCAGGGGGATGAAGCCCATCGCCCCCAGCGCCACGGCCTTGCGCGCGGTGCGCCAGTGGTAGAGCACGTAGGCCAGGGTCACCGGAGGGAACAGGCTGCCGAAGCCCCAGAGCAGGCTGGTGCCGAAGGCGAGCACCAGCAGCCAGGCGAGGCCGGCGAGGATCAGCAGCAGGCCTCCGAGTATGAGTAACGCAACCATCGGGCTTTCCTATGGGAACTGCGGGAACCGGCCCTGCCTCAGGGCTCGTCCACCTTGAAGTGGGCGCGGGCGGTGGCGATGGGCTCGGTCTGGGTGGTCTGCCAGGCGGTGATGGCGACGTTGGCGACTCGCCGCCCCTGGCGCCAGACCTGGCACTGGACGAAGGTGTCACGATAGTGCCCGGCGCGCAGGTAATCTATGGAGAAGTCGATGATTTTGGGCATATGGGGCGAGCCCATGAACATCAGCAGGTGGAGCATCGCCGCGTGCTCCATGAAGCCGGCGATCACCCCGCCGTGGATGGCCGGCAGTGTGGGATTGCCGATGTTGTCCTTGTTCGCCGGCAGGCGGAACACCACGTCGTCCCCCAGTCGCAGGCACTCCATGCCGATCAGCCGTGCATAGGGGATCAGGCTCACCAGCGGGTCGTAGTCATTCTTCTCGTGGGCTTCGCGGACCAGTGCGTTGAGGTCGAGGCTCATGCCGCACCTCCCTGCTTCAGCTGGCCGGGCTTGCCCATGCGCATGAAGGCTCCCACGACATGGGCGATGGGCTGGGACGGATCGTCCTGATAGGCGTAACCCCGGGTGAAGATCACGTTGGGCGTGACGCGGTAGCACTCGGCGAAGCCGAAGACATCCTTGTGGGGTTCGGCCGGATGCATGTAGTCGATGCGCAGGTCCAGGGTGGGGCAGATCTCGAACTCCGGCAGCACGCAGACGGTGGAGATGCCGCAGGTGGTGTCCATCAGGGTGGTGATGGCGCCGCCGTGGATCACCCCGGTCTCCGGGTTGCCGACGATCTGGTCGCTGTAGGGCAGGCGCAGGGTCAGGCCTGCGGGAGTGGCGTCGTGGACGCTGAGGCCGAGCACCTGGCAATGGCGCAGGGCCGAGAGGAAGCGCTGCGCGCGTTCGATCAGGGGGTGGTCCGTCATGACTGCAACCTTGGCGGAAGTCTGGCAAGGAGGCGAATGATACCTGGGTGTATCCGAAAAGGACGCGGCACTCGGCGCAGTCCATGCAAAATTGCGAAATGAGTTGGAACTCGCAGGCGCCCCGGCAACTCCAACGGCTATCGATGAAAAAGCCATACATGGAGGCTTAAAAATGAAGAAAACCCTGTCTCTCGCCCTGCTGCTGGCCGCCAGCCTTGGCCTCGCTGCCTGCGACAAGAAGGAAGAGGCGCAGGCTCCGGCGGCGCCGGCCACCGAATCCCAGCCGAGCGCTCCGGCTCCCGCGCCGACTCCGGCTCCCGCACCGGAAGCCGCTCCGGCCCCGACCGAGCCAGCTCCGGCCGCACCGGAAACGGCTCCGACCGAGGAGCAGAGCCAGTAATCACCGGCTCACCGAAACACAAGGCCCGCATCTGCGGGCCTTGTCGTTTCCGGGGTCAGAGCGCCGGGCTCAGCATCAACAGC
This genomic window from Pseudomonas furukawaii contains:
- a CDS encoding PaaI family thioesterase, translated to MTDHPLIERAQRFLSALRHCQVLGLSVHDATPAGLTLRLPYSDQIVGNPETGVIHGGAITTLMDTTCGISTVCVLPEFEICPTLDLRIDYMHPAEPHKDVFGFAECYRVTPNVIFTRGYAYQDDPSQPIAHVVGAFMRMGKPGQLKQGGAA
- a CDS encoding PaaI family thioesterase, which codes for MSLDLNALVREAHEKNDYDPLVSLIPYARLIGMECLRLGDDVVFRLPANKDNIGNPTLPAIHGGVIAGFMEHAAMLHLLMFMGSPHMPKIIDFSIDYLRAGHYRDTFVQCQVWRQGRRVANVAITAWQTTQTEPIATARAHFKVDEP